In a genomic window of Paroedura picta isolate Pp20150507F chromosome 14, Ppicta_v3.0, whole genome shotgun sequence:
- the ZDHHC1 gene encoding palmitoyltransferase ZDHHC1, with product MNICNKPPNKTAPEKTSDEAAPEAHPQHARRNGWSWPPHPFQFIAWLLYLFFALIGFGILVPLLPVHWVPAGYICPGVFFLCHLIVHLTAVSIDPADDSVREKNYQGPLSTFNRSQHAHVIENRHCHICDVNVSSRSKHCGTCNKCVCGFDHHCMWLNNCVGERNYWLFLNSVISAILGLLLILLIAFYVFVEFFLNPMKLRTDQHFEGLKNQTDVWFVFLPAVPIETQAPAILALAGILIFLGLLTLFLLGHLLIFHIYLIWHRMTTYEYIVQQRPPQEMKEPDKQLESCPPQMRRFQEMQFYSGSLGYTNPEVPGEDSGLTSGKDLPKFCMRSEGSDSKLILSPEPSETHIGIPPQKKKKKKRKRHKEPSSLAEERSKEMVAPWSSLPILQQELTVMATTSSASSSSSLRLPIPAFPPQIVTPPGSSGPVQAAGPPADYHSESAESMDEIPVAQTRLGSSAPNGASKSQLMSSARHLPVPAAPSQGGGEKRQNAGHKAKRNNFPPSALPQEEEDLELSFKVPTVFVSTSSGEPPVPNSSWSGESSEPPHRKCSSKRHVDDQDFHVWDTSTSTTAA from the exons ATGAACATCTGCAATAAACCACCTAACAAGACAGCTCCAGAGAAGACCAGTGATGAAGCAGCCCCTGAGGCCCATCCCCAGCACGCCCGGAGGAATGGTTGGAGCTGGCCACCCCATCCTTTCCAGTTTATTGCCTGGCTGCTCTACCTCTTCTTTGCCCTCATCGGCTTTGGCATCCTGGTGCCGCTCCTACCTGTTCACTGGGTTCCCGCTGGGTATATC TGTCCAGGAGTCTTTTTTCTCTGCCATCTAATAGTTCATCTTACAGCCGTTTCCATCGACCCAGCTGATGACAGCGTGCGTGAGAAGAATTACCAGGGGCCTCTCAGCACATTCAACCGTAGCCAGCATGCTCATGTCATTGAGAACCGCCACTGTCACATCTGTGATGTGAACGT GAGCTCCCGATCAAAGCACTGCGGGACCTGCAACAAGTGTGTGTGCGGATTTGATCACCACTGCATGTGGCTCAACAACTGCGTGGGGGAGAGGAACTACTG GCTTTTTCTGAACAGCGTGATATCAGCCATCCTGGGCCTTCTCCTCATCCTGCTGATCGCCTTCTACGTCTTTGTGGAGTTCTTCCTTAACCCCATGAAGTTGCGCACCGACCAGCACTTTGAAG GTTTAAAGAACCAAACAGACGTGTGGTTTGTGTTCCTTCCTGCTGTTCCCATTGAGACCCAAGCCCCCGCCATTTTGGCCCTGGCTGGCATCCTGATCTTCCTGGGGCTGCTGACTCTGTTCCTGTTGGGCCACCTCCTGATCTTCCACATTTATCTCA TTTGGCACCGAATGACTACCTATGAATACATTGTGCAGCAGCGCCCACCTCAGGAGATGAAGGAGCCTGACAAGCAGCTggaatcctgccctccccaaatgagGCGCTTTCAG GAAATGCAGTTTTATTCAGGAAGTCTTGGATATACCAACCCTGAAGTTCCAGGGGAGGATTCAGGATTAACCTCGGGGAAAGA CCTACCAAAGTTCTGCATGCGCAGTGAGGGCTCGGACTCCAAGCTCATCCTGTCTCCTGAGCCGTCAGAGACGCACATTGGAATCCCGCCACAG aagaagaagaagaaaaagaggaagaggcacAAGGAGCCCTCTTCTCTGGCAGAGGAAAGATCCAAAGAGATGGTTGCCCCCTGGTCTTCTCTCCCAATTTTACAGCAAG AACTGACAGTCATGGCCACCACCTCGtccgcctcctcctcttccagcctTCGCCTCCCCATCCCAGCTTTCCCTCCACAAATAGTTACGCCCCCAGGCAGCAGCGGTCCAGTCCAGGCAGCAGGTCCTCCAGCCGATTACCATTCTGAGTCAGCCGAGTCCATGGACGAGATCCCCGTGGCCCAGACGCGCCTGGGAAGCAGCGCCCCTAACGGAGCTTCCAAGAGCCAACTGATGAGCAGTGCTCGGCACCTCCCGGTCcctgcagccccctcccaggggggaggagagaagcgcCAGAACGCTGGGCACAAAGCCAAGAGAAACAACTTTCCGCCATCCGCGCTGCCACAGGAGGAAGAAGACCTGGAACTGTCCTTTAAGGTCCCCACCGTGTTTGTGAGCACAAGCAGCGGGGAGCCGCCCGTTCCCAACTCCTCCTGGTCCGGCGAATCCTCTGAACCCCCTCACAGAAAATGCTCCAGCAAACGGCATGTGGATGACCAGGACTTCCACGTATGGGACACGAGTACCAGTACAACTGCAGCGTag